The Pseudomonas fragi DNA window CAAAGCCCGAGCCCGGCAATCCCGGCCAATTCGGTGCTGGTATTCGACCTGGAGCTGCTGGGCATCAAGGACCCTGCAAAACCAGAGCAAGACGCTGCTCAGTAAGCAGCCTTTTGTACGCATAACGCCCCGTCTCGACGGGGCGTTGTCGTTTTTATAGCCTGCATTCTGTATTTGTAGGCATTGCCCTACAGAACTTCAAAGGCCCATAAGTTCCCTTGGCTAGTAGTTGCTGACTGCCAAGTCAATGAATTTATGGGTTTTTTTATGTGTGTAAAAAATGCCCGATCTGAGCGCAGCCCTTATGGGGCGGGCCTTTCAGGGGCGAAAAGCAGCTCTGTTCACAAGGTTATCCACAATTTGTGTGGATAACATTTCCAGGAAATGACGGCGTTTTCGGCTGTTTTCACAAAATATTCACTTTTGTTTGAAATCCCAGAGACCTTGGCGGCTGATAGGATTAAGCTCAAAGGGAAAGTTCTGACTCGATTTATGAAAAAGTCTGACGGGGTTTAGTGATGGATCTTCAAATCATCAAGCGTAATGGTGAGCCTGAATACGCCGTTCTTTCGTGGGAGAGTTATCAGGCACTGCTCAAGGCTGCCGGATTCCAGGAGCCACTTGCCGAACCTGACAAGGATCTGCAGCCCCCTGCAGCCGAGCAGGAGCACCCCGGACTCGATCAGTTGCGCCGCCTGCGCGAGC harbors:
- a CDS encoding helix-turn-helix domain-containing protein: MDLQIIKRNGEPEYAVLSWESYQALLKAAGFQEPLAEPDKDLQPPAAEQEHPGLDQLRRLREHKGLALEALARTVGISPSYLGMIETGERLPDLAIRRSLAWELGIAGWREAS